The Pleuronectes platessa chromosome 11, fPlePla1.1, whole genome shotgun sequence genome includes a window with the following:
- the cga gene encoding glycoprotein hormones alpha chain, producing MKGTLSINMVTAATSKGSVRSAGLSLILLSFFLYIADSYPNTELSNMGCEECTLRRNIFFSRDRPIFQCVGCCFSQAYPTPLKAMNTMATPKNITSEATCCVAKHSYETEVAGIKVRNHTECHCHTCYHHKI from the exons ATGAAGGGGACACTTTCTATCAACATG GTAACTGCTGCAACCTCGAAGGGCTCTGTGAGATCAGCTGGACTGTCTCTTATACTCTTGTCTTTTTTCCTTTACATAGCTGATTCTTATCCAAACACGGAGTTATCAAACA TGGGCTGTGAGGAGTGCACGCTGAGGAGGAACATTTTTTTCTCCAGGGATCGGCCAATCTTCCAGTGCGTGGGCTGTTGCTTCTCCCAGGCGTACCCGACGCCTCTCAAGGCAATGAATACGATGGCGACCCCTAAGAACATCACCTCGGAGGCAACATGCTGCGTCGCAAAGCACAGCTACGAG acGGAGGTGGCCGGCATCAAGGTGAGGAACCACACAGAGTGCCACTGCCACACCTGCTATCATCACAAGATATGA
- the LOC128450722 gene encoding heterogeneous nuclear ribonucleoprotein Q isoform X2 gives MATEHINGNGPEDPMDTSAAVTHSEHFQTLLEAGLPQKVAEKLDEIYIAGLVSHSDLDDRAIEALKEFNEEGALQVLLQFKDSDLSHVQNKSAFLCGVMKTYRQREKQGTKVSDTNKGPDEAKIKALLERTSYTLDVTTGQRKYGGPPPESAHSGAQPTIGTEIFVGKIPRDLFEDELVPLFEKAGPIWDLRLMMDPLSGLNRGYAFVTFCTKEAAQQAVKLCNNNEIRPGKHIGVCISVANNRLFVGSIPKSKTKEQIVEEFAKVTEGLNDVILYHQPDDKKKNRGFCFLEYEDHKTAAQARRRLMSGKVKVWGNVVTVEWADPIEDPDPEVMAKVKVLFVRNLASTVTEEILEKTFSQFGKLERVKKLKDYAFIHFEERDGAVKALADLHEKALEGERIEIVFAKPPDQKRKERKAQRQAAKTQMYDEYYYYGPPHMPPPARGRGRGGRGGYSYPPDYYGYEDYYDYYGYDYHNYRGGYDDPYYGYDDFQGSGRGRGVRGSVRGSATQTRGRGAVTPRGRLGFSQRGGPGTSRAGKRGRGRS, from the exons ATGGCCACAGAACATATTAATGGAAATGGTCCAGAAGATCCAATGGACACCTCTGCTGCAGTTACCCATTCTGAGCACTTCCAGACTTTATTAGAAGCTGGTTTACCACAGAAAGTTGCTGAAAAACTAGATGAAATTTACATAGCAG GTTTGGTGTCACACAGTGACTTAGATGATCGGGCAATTGAGGCTCTGAAAGAATTCAACGAGGAAGGTGCTCTGCAAGTCCTTTTGCAATTCAAGGACAGCGACCTCTCACATGTTCAG AACAAAAGTGCCTTTCTTTGTGGCGTGATGAAGAcgtacagacagagagagaaacaagggACCAAAGTGTCAGACACCAATAAAGGACCAGATGAAGCCAAAATCAAA GCTTTGCTGGAGCGAACTAGCTACACGCTTGATGTGACAACAGGCCAGAGGAAGTATGGGGGTCCTCCACCAGAGTCCGCCCACTCAGGGGCACAGCCGACCATTGGtacagag ATATTTGTAGGCAAAATCCCCAGAGACCTTTTTGAGGATGAGCTGGTTCCACTGTTTGAGAAGGCTGGCCCCATCTGGGACCTGcgcctgatgatggatcctctCAGTGGCCTGAACAGAGGCTATGCCTTTGTCACTTTCTGCACTAAAGAAGCTGCACAGCAGGCTGTCAAATTG TGCAACAACAATGAAATTCGACCGGGTAAACATATCGGCGTGTGCATCTCTGTGGCCAATAATAGACTGTTTGTTGGCTCCATCCCCAAGagtaaaacaaaagagcagatTGTTGAAGAATTTGCAAAAGTTACCG agGGTCTAAATGATGTCATATTGTACCACCAGCCCGATGATAAGAAGAAGAATAGAGGCTTTTGCTTCTTGGAGTATGAAGACCACAAGACTGCCGCTCAGGCTCGTCGCCGTCTAATGAGTGGCAAGGTGAAGGTGTGGGGAAACGTGGTCACTGTGGAATGGGCTGACCCTATCGAGGATCCGGATCCAGAGGTCATGGCCAAG GTCAAGGTGCTGTTTGTGAGGAACCTAGCAAGCACTGTTACAGAGGAGATACTTgaaaagaccttcagtcaatTTGGCAAGTTGGAGCGGGTGAAAAAATTGAAAGACTATGCCTTCATCCACTTTGAGGAAAGAGATGGTGCTGTGAAG GCGTTGGCTGATCTCCACGAAAAAGCACTTGAAGGAGAGCGCATTGAAATTGTCTTCGCCAAGCCCCCAGACCAGAAGAGGAAAGAGCGTAAAGCCCAGAGACAAGCCGCCAAAACACAGAT GTATGATGAATACTATTACTACGGGCCTCCCCACATGCCGCCACCTGCAAGAGGCAGAGGTCGAGGAGGGCGAGGAGGTTATTCTTACCCTCCCGATTATTATGGCTATGAAGACTACTATGATTACTATGGATACGATTACCACAACTACCGGGGTGGCTATGATGACCCGTACTATGGTTACGATGACTTCCAAGGGTCCGGCAGAGGGCGAGGAGTGAGGGGATCAGTCCGTGGAAGTGCCACTCAGACCAGAGGCCGCGGTGCTGTCACACCGAGGGGCCGTCTGGGCTTCTCCCAGCGAGGAGGCCCTGGAACAAGCAGAG CAGGGAAACGGGGCAGAGGGCGGTCCTGA
- the LOC128450722 gene encoding heterogeneous nuclear ribonucleoprotein Q isoform X1 — translation MKTYRQREKQGTKVSDTNKGPDEAKIKALLERTSYTLDVTTGQRKYGGPPPESAHSGAQPTIGTEIFVGKIPRDLFEDELVPLFEKAGPIWDLRLMMDPLSGLNRGYAFVTFCTKEAAQQAVKLCNNNEIRPGKHIGVCISVANNRLFVGSIPKSKTKEQIVEEFAKVTEGLNDVILYHQPDDKKKNRGFCFLEYEDHKTAAQARRRLMSGKVKVWGNVVTVEWADPIEDPDPEVMAKVKVLFVRNLASTVTEEILEKTFSQFGKLERVKKLKDYAFIHFEERDGAVKALADLHEKALEGERIEIVFAKPPDQKRKERKAQRQAAKTQMYDEYYYYGPPHMPPPARGRGRGGRGGYSYPPDYYGYEDYYDYYGYDYHNYRGGYDDPYYGYDDFQGSGRGRGVRGSVRGSATQTRGRGAVTPRGRLGFSQRGGPGTSRAGKRGRGRS, via the exons ATGAAGAcgtacagacagagagagaaacaagggACCAAAGTGTCAGACACCAATAAAGGACCAGATGAAGCCAAAATCAAA GCTTTGCTGGAGCGAACTAGCTACACGCTTGATGTGACAACAGGCCAGAGGAAGTATGGGGGTCCTCCACCAGAGTCCGCCCACTCAGGGGCACAGCCGACCATTGGtacagag ATATTTGTAGGCAAAATCCCCAGAGACCTTTTTGAGGATGAGCTGGTTCCACTGTTTGAGAAGGCTGGCCCCATCTGGGACCTGcgcctgatgatggatcctctCAGTGGCCTGAACAGAGGCTATGCCTTTGTCACTTTCTGCACTAAAGAAGCTGCACAGCAGGCTGTCAAATTG TGCAACAACAATGAAATTCGACCGGGTAAACATATCGGCGTGTGCATCTCTGTGGCCAATAATAGACTGTTTGTTGGCTCCATCCCCAAGagtaaaacaaaagagcagatTGTTGAAGAATTTGCAAAAGTTACCG agGGTCTAAATGATGTCATATTGTACCACCAGCCCGATGATAAGAAGAAGAATAGAGGCTTTTGCTTCTTGGAGTATGAAGACCACAAGACTGCCGCTCAGGCTCGTCGCCGTCTAATGAGTGGCAAGGTGAAGGTGTGGGGAAACGTGGTCACTGTGGAATGGGCTGACCCTATCGAGGATCCGGATCCAGAGGTCATGGCCAAG GTCAAGGTGCTGTTTGTGAGGAACCTAGCAAGCACTGTTACAGAGGAGATACTTgaaaagaccttcagtcaatTTGGCAAGTTGGAGCGGGTGAAAAAATTGAAAGACTATGCCTTCATCCACTTTGAGGAAAGAGATGGTGCTGTGAAG GCGTTGGCTGATCTCCACGAAAAAGCACTTGAAGGAGAGCGCATTGAAATTGTCTTCGCCAAGCCCCCAGACCAGAAGAGGAAAGAGCGTAAAGCCCAGAGACAAGCCGCCAAAACACAGAT GTATGATGAATACTATTACTACGGGCCTCCCCACATGCCGCCACCTGCAAGAGGCAGAGGTCGAGGAGGGCGAGGAGGTTATTCTTACCCTCCCGATTATTATGGCTATGAAGACTACTATGATTACTATGGATACGATTACCACAACTACCGGGGTGGCTATGATGACCCGTACTATGGTTACGATGACTTCCAAGGGTCCGGCAGAGGGCGAGGAGTGAGGGGATCAGTCCGTGGAAGTGCCACTCAGACCAGAGGCCGCGGTGCTGTCACACCGAGGGGCCGTCTGGGCTTCTCCCAGCGAGGAGGCCCTGGAACAAGCAGAG CAGGGAAACGGGGCAGAGGGCGGTCCTGA